A single window of Meiothermus sp. DNA harbors:
- a CDS encoding NuoM family protein translates to MIHLGLWLPLLAGLLLLILPSLGRTFAIASAGISLGISLVLFAGYAGQGVAYASQTPFLPEAGVYYALGLDGAGLLLWIAVSLVVLLGVWVADVPVRFLAFALMMQTGLLGIFAAQDLIFFYFFFEATLIPSLLMLWFYGGPDRLRAIYTFALFTLVGSLPMLAAIFAVRFLGGADSFLYTDLVANPLTGQTAVLAFLGFLVALAVKTPLFPLHAWLPNFHQQNHPSGLADAMGTLYKVGIFAFFKWAIPLMPDGFREWQGLLLFLAAFGAIYAAWVAYSAPDWKTLLAYAGVSHMGVAALGLFSGNSEGTVGALYLLGASMIYGSAMFLFVGLIYKRTGSLDIQPVRGLAKHTPALYVLGMFLLMAMIGLPGLSGFPGELMALLGAYKVSPWLTFVAFLAVIAAAAYALTAFQKLFQETPQAQAVPDMDGREWGFAAVTVAVLLLMGLYPKLFTVYLEPLGKAIAALFGGAS, encoded by the coding sequence ATGATTCATTTAGGACTGTGGTTACCCCTCCTGGCGGGTCTGCTCTTGCTCATCCTGCCTAGTCTGGGACGCACTTTTGCCATTGCCTCGGCGGGCATTAGCCTGGGGATCTCGCTGGTGCTATTTGCAGGCTACGCTGGGCAGGGCGTGGCCTATGCCAGCCAGACGCCTTTCCTACCCGAGGCGGGGGTCTACTATGCGCTGGGGCTGGATGGCGCAGGGCTGCTTTTGTGGATTGCGGTGAGCCTGGTGGTCTTGCTGGGGGTCTGGGTGGCCGATGTGCCGGTGCGCTTCCTGGCTTTTGCGCTCATGATGCAGACCGGCTTGCTGGGTATTTTTGCCGCGCAGGATCTGATTTTCTTTTACTTCTTCTTCGAGGCTACGCTGATTCCCTCGCTCCTGATGCTCTGGTTTTATGGCGGGCCGGATCGCCTGCGGGCCATCTATACTTTTGCCCTCTTTACCCTGGTGGGCTCGTTGCCCATGCTGGCCGCCATCTTCGCGGTGCGTTTTCTGGGCGGGGCGGATAGCTTCCTTTATACCGACCTAGTGGCCAACCCCCTTACCGGGCAGACCGCCGTGCTGGCCTTCCTGGGCTTTTTGGTGGCGCTGGCGGTCAAGACCCCGCTGTTCCCCCTGCACGCCTGGCTGCCTAACTTTCACCAGCAGAACCACCCCTCGGGCCTGGCGGATGCCATGGGCACCCTGTACAAAGTGGGTATCTTCGCCTTCTTCAAGTGGGCCATTCCCCTGATGCCCGATGGCTTCCGTGAGTGGCAGGGCTTGCTCTTGTTCCTGGCAGCTTTTGGAGCCATCTATGCGGCCTGGGTGGCCTATAGCGCCCCGGACTGGAAAACGCTGCTGGCCTATGCTGGGGTTTCGCATATGGGGGTGGCTGCTTTGGGTCTCTTTAGTGGCAACAGCGAGGGTACGGTAGGGGCCTTGTACCTGTTGGGGGCTTCGATGATTTATGGCTCGGCCATGTTTTTGTTTGTGGGGTTGATTTACAAGCGCACCGGCAGCCTGGATATTCAGCCGGTGCGTGGCCTGGCCAAACACACCCCTGCGCTCTATGTGCTCGGGATGTTTTTGCTGATGGCCATGATTGGGCTGCCGGGGCTCTCGGGTTTTCCGGGCGAGCTGATGGCCCTGCTGGGGGCTTATAAAGTTTCGCCCTGGCTGACCTTTGTGGCCTTCCTGGCGGTTATAGCGGCGGCAGCCTATGCGCTTACCGCCTTCCAGAAGCTATTTCAGGAAACCCCGCAGGCCCAGGCGGTGCCCGATATGGATGGGCGGGAGTGGGGTTTTGCGGCGGTAACGGTGGCCGTACTGCTTTTGATGGGCCTTTACCCAAAGCTCTTTACAGTATACCTCGAGCCCCTGGGCAAAGCTATTGCGGCTCTCTTTGGAGGTGCATCTTGA